TCCTCGAGCAGGGCGTGCCGCTGCTGCGCGCGTGGCTGATGTGGAGCTGGGTGTCGGCCGACCGCACGATCCGGTACTCCGCTGCCGGTCTCGGCGTGCTGCTGGTGCTCCAGACCGTCGTCGGCGCGGCGCTCGTGGTCGCCGCGACCGTACTCGCGTTCGCCCAGCCGTGGTGGCTGCTGCTCGCCCTCGTGCCCGCCGTGCTCGCGCTGCCGTGGGGCGCCGAGCGACGCCTCATGGTGTGGCTGCCGTACTCGGTCGCCGCGTTCGGACCGCTCGTGCTGCTGCACCTGGTCGCCCTGGTGCCGTTCCGGCTGGTCGAGGCGATCGTCGCGCTCGTCTCGGGCGGCCGGCCGGCCGACGTGGTCCGGCCGACGGTCCGGGGCTGACCGGAACGGGTCAGGCCCTCGCCGCGGCGACCTCCGCGTAGTCCTCGTCCGTGAGCGCGAGCGAGCTCGCGGGCAGCCAGCCCTCGATCTGCGCCTCCGAGCGCGCCCCCACGATCGCCGCGGTGACGCCGTCGAACCCGAGCGTCCAGGCCGCCGCCGCGGCGGGCTGCGGCACGCCGTGGCGCTCGGCGACCCGTGCGAGCGCGTCGGCGATGCGGAGGTTCTGCTCGAGGTCGGTCGTGAACGCCGGTGCGCTGCGCCGCCAGTCGTCCTCGGGCAGTGATGCGACGCGCTCGGCGTCGAACGCGCCGGTCAGCAGGCCGGAGCCCATCGGGCTGTAGACGATCACGCCGGTGTCGTGGGCGACGCACCACGGCAGCAGCTCGTCGGCGGTCGCGGGCGCGATCGCCGAGAACGGGGGCTGGAGCGTGTCGACGTGGCCGACCGCCTCGGCCGCCTCGAGCTGCGCGACCGAGTGGTTCGACAGCCCGATCGCACGCACCTTGCCCTCGTCGCGGAGTTCGACGAACGCGTTCCAGTACTCCTCGATCGGGGTGCCGTCGTCGGCCGGCCAGTGCATCTGGAAGAGGTCGATGCGCTCGACGCCGAGCCGCGCGAGCGACTCCTCGGCGTGCCGCTTGATCGCGGCGGGCGCGCCCACGCGCTGCGCCCTGCGCCGCCGGTCGGCGAGGTCGAACTGCATGCCGCCCTTGGTGAACACGTACGGCCGATCATCGGCCGGCAGCGCGGCGAGGGCCCGCCCGACCACCTCCTCGGAGTGCCCGAGCCCGTAGACCGACGCCGTGTCGATCCAGTTCACGCCCCGCTCGACCGCGTGCAGGATCGCCGCGACCGACGCGTCGTCGTCCTGCGCGCCCCACGCGAACGCCCAGTCGCCCCCGCCGATCGCCCACGCGCCGAACCCCACGCGGGTCACGTCCATCCCGGTCGTGCCGAGCGGAACGGTGGGCAGTGCGGTGTGCATGGTCATGGTCGGGTCTCCTTCGTCCGCGTGCACCCACCCTGCGCGGCACCCGTCGCCGGAGGTGGGAGGATCGTGTCCGACCCTACGACGAACGCGCACCCGGGCGCAGGAGGAGGCCCACGTGCTGGACGTCCTGACCGGCTTCGCGGTGATCGCGGTCGCGATCCTCGTCGGCTGGGTCGCGGGGCGCAGCGGAGTGCTCGGCCCGCACGCGCGGTACGTGCTCAGCCGTCTCGCGTTCAGCGTGCTCGGCCCGTTCCTGCTGTTCAGCGTGCTCGCGAGCGCCGACGTGGGCGCGCTCTTCTCGGCGCTGCTGCCGGTGTCGTTCATCGCCGCCGCGTCGATGTTCGTCGTCTACGCCGCGGTCGCGCTGATCGCCTGGCGCCGCCCGGTCGGGCACGTCGTGATCGGGAGCATGGGCTCGGGCTACGTGAACGGCAACAACATCGGCATCCCGATCTCGGTCTACATGCTGGGCGACGCGGCGTTCTCGGCGCCGGTCGTGCTGCTGCAGCTGCTGCTCTTCATGCCCGCGGCGCTGTCGGTGCTCGACGTGGTCGTGCGCGGCGGGGCATCCGTCTGGCGCACCGTGCTGAGGGCGCTCGCGAACCCGATCATCATCGGGTCGCTGCTCGGCGTGCTCGTCTCGATCACCGGCCTGGAGCTGCCCGCGATCGTCACCGAGCCGATCGCCCTCGTCGGGCAGGCGGCCGTGCCGGTCATGCTCATCGCGTACGGCATCTCGCTGCACGGCCAGCGCCCGCTCGCCCCGGGCTCCGGCCGGCGCGACGTGGTGCTCGCGTCGGCGTTGAAGCTCGTCGCGATGCCGCTCGTCGCCTGGGCCGTCGGCCGGTTCGCCTTCGGCCTCGACGGCCACACCCTCTACGCCGTGACCGTGCTCGCGGCGCTGCCCAGCGCGCAGAACGTCTTCAACATCGCCCAGCGCTACGACACGGCCGAGATCATCGCCCGCGACACCGTGCTCATCACGACGGTCGGCGCCGTGCCGGTGCTCTTCCTCGTCTCGCTGCTGCTCGGCGTCTGACGCGCCGGCGAGCACCCCGCCGAGGTTCAGGGTTGACCCCGATGCCCGGTGCCCCCGGAATTCGTACCGTATGAGTGGGTCGAGACACGGCGTATGCAGGGGGAACTGACTGTCGATCGAGACCTGTTGGCCGGTGCGCAACGACCCGAGCTCGGGGCGCACCGGCCGCTTCCATGTCCGGGCCGCAGCGCACATGCGGCAGACTCGTTCGGGTGACCGCCCCGCTCCTCGACCGCATGCCGACGCCCTTCGACGCCGACGCGGCCTACGACGGGTTCGTCGATTGGGCCGCCGATCGCGGCATCGAGCTCTATCCGGCCCAGGACGAAGCGGTCATCGAGATCGTCTCGGGCGCGAACGTCATCCTCTCCACGCCCACCGGCACGGGCAAGTCGCTCGTGGCCGTCGCCGCGCACGCGGCATCCGTCGCCCGTGGCGGCCGCAGCTACTACACCGCGCCGATCAAGGCGCTCGTGAGCGAGAAGTTCTTCCAGCTCGTCGACATCTTCGGCGCCGCGAACGTCGGCATGGTCACGGGCGACTCCTCGGTGAACCCGGATGCGCCGATCATCTGCTGCACCGCCGAGATCCTCGCGAACCTCGCGCTGCGGCGCGGCCCCGAGGCAGACCTCGACCAGGTCGTCATGGACGAGTTCCACTTCTACGGCGACCCCGACCGCGGCTGGGCCTGGCAGGTGCCGCTGATCACGCTCACCGACGTGCAGTACGTGCTCATGTCGGCGACCCTGGGCGACGTGACGTCGCTCGCCGACGACCTCACCCGCCGCACCGGTCGCGACACCGCGCGCGTCACGGGAGTCGAGCGCCCGGTGCCGCTCTCGTTCTCCTACGCCGTGACCCCCGCGCACGAGACGGTCGAGGAGCTCCTCGAGACGAAGCAGGCGCCCGTCTACATCGTGCACTTCTCCCAGGCCGCGGCGATGGAGCGGGCGCAGGCCCTCTCGTCGATCCGCGTCGTGACGCGCGAGCAGCGGGACGAGATCGCCCGCGAGATCGGCGAGTTCCGGTTCACGACCGGCTTCGGCAAGACGCTGTCCCGGCTCGTGCGCGCGGGCATCGGCGTGCACCACGCGGGCATGCTGCCGCGCTATCGGCGACTCGTCGAGCAGCTCGCCCAGCGCGGGCTGCTGCGCGTCATCTGCGGCACCGACACGCTCGGGGTGGGCATCAACGTGCCGATCCGCACCGTGCTGCTCACCGCGCTCACCAAGTACGACGGGCAGCGGATGCGGCAGCTCACCGCCCGCGAGTTCCACCAGATCGCGGGGCGCGCGGGGCGCGCGGGCTACGACACCGCCGGCACGGTCGTGGCGCTCGCCCCCGAGCACGAGATCGAGAACGCCGTCGCCGTGCGCAAGGCCGGCGACGACGCGAAGAAGCTGAAGAAGGTCGTGCGCAAGAAGGCGCCGCAGGGCTTCGTCAACTGGACCGAGCGGTCGTTCGAACGGCTCATCGAGGCCGAGCCCGAGCCGCTCACCTCGCACCTCCAGCTCACCGCCGCGATGCTCATCAACGTGATCGCCCGCGGAGGCGACGTCTTCGCGAACGCCCGCGCGCTCGTGTTCGACAACCACGAGCCGATGCCGCGCAAGCGCGAGCTCGCCCGCCGCGCGATCGGCATCTTCCGCACGCTCGTCGCCGCGGGCGTCGTCGAGGTGGTGCGATCGGATGCCGCTGAGCCGGTGATCCGGCTGACCGTCGACCTCCAGCCGAACTTCGCGTTGAACCAGCCGCTCTCGCCGTTCGCGCTCGCCGCGATCGAGCTGCTCGACCCCGAGGACACGGCGGGCGCCGCATCCGCCGGCACCGGCCACTACGCGCTCGACGTCGTGAGCGTCATCGAGTCGACGCTCGACGACCCGCGGCCGATCCTCTCGCAGCAGCAGTTCCGCGCGCGCGGGGAGGCGGTCGCCGCGATGAAGGCCGACGGCGTCGAGTACGACGACCGCATGGAGGCGCTCGAGGAGGTCACCTGGCCGAAGCCGCTCGACGAGCTGCTCGCGCAGGCGTACGAGACGTTCGCGTCGAGCCAGCCCTGGGTGCGCGACTTCGAGCTCAGCCCCAAGTCGGTCGTGCGCGACATGTTCGAGCGCAGCATGTCGTTCGGCGAGTACGTGTCGTTCTACCAGCTCCAGCGCAGCGAGGGGCTCGTGCTGCGCTACCTCAGCGACGCCTACCGTGCCGTGCGCCAGACGGTGCCCGAGGAGGCGAAGACCGAGGAGCTGCTCGATCTCATCGAGTGGCTCGGCGAGATGGTGCGGCAGGTCGACTCGAGCCTCGTCGACGAGTGGGAGCGGCTCGCGCACCCGCTCGAGGACGGCCCGGAGCCCGCCGAGGTCGTGCCGCCCGCGCCACCGAGCGTGGTCTCGAACCGCCGGGCCTTCACGGTGCTCGTGCGCAACGAGCTGTTCCGCCGCGTGCAGCTCGCGGCGCTCGAGCGCGACGAGGAGCTCGCCGAGCTCGACCCCGACGTCGGCTGGCCCGAGGTGCTCGACGCGTACTACGCCGAGCACGACGAGATCGGCACCGACGGCGCGGCCCGTGCGCCCCGCCTGCTGACGATCGACGAGGACCCGGGCGCCGGCGTCTGGCGCGTCGAGCAGGTCATCGCCGACCCGGCCGGCGATCACGACTGGCGCATCCGCGGCGAGGTCGACCTGGCGGCGAGCGCCGAGGACGGCGCGGCGGTCGTGCGCGTGACCTGGGCCGGGCGCATCTAGGGTTCGGGCCGAGCGCGCGGACTATGCCGCGGCGAGCATCGCCGCGGCCGCGATCGCCAGCACGAGCCCGACCCATTGCACCGGCGCGATGCGCTCGCGCAGCACGATCGCGGCGAGCACGATCGTGCCGGCCGGGTACATGGCCGTGAGCACGCTCACCACGGTGAGGTCGCCGATGCGCAGGCCGATCAGCAGCAGCACGTTGGCCGCGACGTCGACCACGCCGCAGGCGATGGCGAAGCGGATGCCCGCGGCCATGCCGGGCGTGCGCAGCACGAAGCCGCGCGGGGCATCGTCGTCGGCACCGGGCCCGGGCTGCCCGGCGTGCACGGCCACCCCCGCGGCGCCCGCCGCGTGCAGCGCCTCCGCCGCGATCGGCTCGTCCTCCGAGGCGCGCGCGGCCGCCGCATCCGCCGCCCGTCGCGACCACCGTCGCGACCGCCCCCGCGCCACGAGCACCAGCGTCGTGACCGCCGCCGCCATGACGAGCACGCTCACGGTGCGGTTCATGACCAGCGGCACGAGGCCGCTCTCGTCGCTCGTGCCGTCGATGATGATGAGGAACGTGCCGATCGAGGCCCCGGCGCCGACCGCCATCGCGATGCCGCGCACGCTCGGCCGCACCGCGCCCTGCTCCGGCACGAAGCCGACCAGCACGACCGCGACCAGCGCGATGCCCAGCGCCCAGTAGCCGATCGGCGCGAGCGTCTCGCCCGCCGCCAGGCCCCACGCCATCGGCACGACCGCCGAGACCACCGCGGTGAGCGGCGAGAGGATGCTCATGGGCCCGATCGCGAGGCACGCGTAGAGCAGCGTGAGGGCGAGCGCCCCGGCGATGCCGGAGAGCGCCCCGAGCAGCACGTCGTCGCGGCCCCAGGCCCCGCCGACGAACGGGTAGGCCACGAGCAGTGCGACGAGTCCCGAGCCCGCGGCGACCGCGGTCGCGAGCAGCGCGCTCACCCGCCGCGCGGCGAGGCCGCCGAGGAAGTCGGCGGCACCGTAGACGAGGGCGCCGGCGAGCCCGACCACGACCGTGAGCATCCGCTCAGCGTAGTCGGGCGGTCGCGTGCTCACCTGCGCACGCCCGCGCCTGCTGCCTGCACATCTGCGCGCGATGGCCGGCCGGGTGCATGAAATCGCCGTGAATTGCCGGTTCCGTGCACGGGAGGGGGGTTGGCAGCACGCCCTGCGCTCCCTAGTGTGAGCAGCACCCCTGCCACCTGGTGACGGGGGCATCGTGCGCCCGGAGGGGACGGCGTGCACCGGGGCGGGAGTCCCGGGGGCGGCGTCACCGGGCGCGCCGCATCGCGACCTGTTCGCACCCCGCAACGAAGGAGCACCCGGACCATGCAGGAGACCCAGGCCGCGCAGTCGGCCCGCACGCGACGACGGGGCGGACGCCTCGTCGCCGGCACGATCGCCGTCGCCGCCGCGACCGCGCTGACCATCGGCGGCTCCATGGCCGCCCAGGCGGCACCTCCCGTCGACAAGCAGAAGATCGCCGAGATCAACCTGCTCACCATCAACGACTTCCACGGCCGACTCGAGCAGTCCGGCTCCACCGGCGGAGCAGCGGCGCTCGCCGGCGCGGTGAAGGAGTTCTCGCGCGGCAACACGAACACGGTCTTCGCCGCCGCCGGCGACATGATCGGCGCATCGACCTTCACGTCGTTCATCCAGCAGGACGAGCCGACCATCGTGGCGCTCAACCAGATGGGCCTCGACGTCAGCGCGGTCGGCAACCACGAGTTCGACCTCGGCTTCGCCGACCTGACCGACCGGGTGATGCCGCTCGCCGACTGGGAGTACCTCGGCGCGAACATCTACGAGAAGGGCACCGACGACCCGGCGCTGCCCGAGTACTGGGTGCAGGACTTCAAGAACGTGAGCATCGGCTTCGTCGGCGCCGTCACCGACGAGTTGCCCTCGCTCGTGAGCCCCGCGGGCATCGCGTCGATCGACGTCGGCTCCCCGGTCGTCGCGGCGAACCGCGTCGCCGACCAGCTGAGCGACGGCGACCCGGGCAACGGCGAGGCCGACATCGTGATCATGCTCGTCCACGAAGGCGCGGCGACCACGAGCATCGCCTCCGCGATCGACCCGACATCGCGCTTCGGCGACATCGTGCTGAACGCCAACGACAACATCGACGCGATCGTCTCGGGCCACACGCACCTCGCGTACAACCACGTGATCGACGGTCGCCCCGTGATCTCGAGCGGCCAGTACGGCCAGAAGTTCAGCAACATGGTCATCGAGTACGACACGCTCGGCGACGAGATCGTCTCGATGCACAACACGGTCTACGACGTCGCGGTGCGCGACTCCAGCGGCAGCGTGGTCGGCTACGCGTACAAGGAGGACAACAAGGTCCAGCGCACCGTGGACGACGCGGTCGAGGTGGCCGACGTGCTCGGCAGCGTCGTGCTCGGCACCGCGGAGGAGAACTTCGGTCGTGCGGTCGCCGCCGACCCGTCGACGTCCACGTCGTTCCCCGAGAACCGCGGCGGCGAGTCGACGCTCGGCAACTTCGTGGCCGACGTGCAGCTCTGGGCGCTGAACGTCGACGGCACGCGCTCGGTCGACGTCACCTTCATGAACCCGGGCGGCCTCCGCGCCGACCTGGCGTCGGGCGAGGTGACCTACGCCGAGGCGGCGGGCGTCCAGCCGTTCGCGAACACGCTCGTGGCGATGGACCTCACCGGTGCGCAGATCAAGCAGGTGCTCGAGGAGCAGTGGCAGCCCGCGGGCGCGTCGCGTCCGTTCCTGAAGCTCGGCGTGAGCGAGGACTTCACCTACACCTACGACCCGGCAGGGCCCGCGGGCGACAAGATCACCGACATGTGGCTCGCAGGCGTACCGGTCGTGCTCGGGGACACCTACTCGGTCGGCGTGAACTCGTTCCTCGCCTCCGGCGGTGACAACTTCAGCACCTTCGCGGCCGGCACGAACGTCTCCGACAGCGGCAAGATCGACCTGCAGTCGATGGTCGACTACTTCGCCGAGTTCGGCTCGGCGACGACCGACATCGCCCAGCGCGCGGTCGGCGTC
This portion of the Agromyces rhizosphaerae genome encodes:
- a CDS encoding EamA family transporter, which codes for MLTVVVGLAGALVYGAADFLGGLAARRVSALLATAVAAGSGLVALLVAYPFVGGAWGRDDVLLGALSGIAGALALTLLYACLAIGPMSILSPLTAVVSAVVPMAWGLAAGETLAPIGYWALGIALVAVVLVGFVPEQGAVRPSVRGIAMAVGAGASIGTFLIIIDGTSDESGLVPLVMNRTVSVLVMAAAVTTLVLVARGRSRRWSRRAADAAAARASEDEPIAAEALHAAGAAGVAVHAGQPGPGADDDAPRGFVLRTPGMAAGIRFAIACGVVDVAANVLLLIGLRIGDLTVVSVLTAMYPAGTIVLAAIVLRERIAPVQWVGLVLAIAAAAMLAAA
- a CDS encoding DEAD/DEAH box helicase; this encodes MTAPLLDRMPTPFDADAAYDGFVDWAADRGIELYPAQDEAVIEIVSGANVILSTPTGTGKSLVAVAAHAASVARGGRSYYTAPIKALVSEKFFQLVDIFGAANVGMVTGDSSVNPDAPIICCTAEILANLALRRGPEADLDQVVMDEFHFYGDPDRGWAWQVPLITLTDVQYVLMSATLGDVTSLADDLTRRTGRDTARVTGVERPVPLSFSYAVTPAHETVEELLETKQAPVYIVHFSQAAAMERAQALSSIRVVTREQRDEIAREIGEFRFTTGFGKTLSRLVRAGIGVHHAGMLPRYRRLVEQLAQRGLLRVICGTDTLGVGINVPIRTVLLTALTKYDGQRMRQLTAREFHQIAGRAGRAGYDTAGTVVALAPEHEIENAVAVRKAGDDAKKLKKVVRKKAPQGFVNWTERSFERLIEAEPEPLTSHLQLTAAMLINVIARGGDVFANARALVFDNHEPMPRKRELARRAIGIFRTLVAAGVVEVVRSDAAEPVIRLTVDLQPNFALNQPLSPFALAAIELLDPEDTAGAASAGTGHYALDVVSVIESTLDDPRPILSQQQFRARGEAVAAMKADGVEYDDRMEALEEVTWPKPLDELLAQAYETFASSQPWVRDFELSPKSVVRDMFERSMSFGEYVSFYQLQRSEGLVLRYLSDAYRAVRQTVPEEAKTEELLDLIEWLGEMVRQVDSSLVDEWERLAHPLEDGPEPAEVVPPAPPSVVSNRRAFTVLVRNELFRRVQLAALERDEELAELDPDVGWPEVLDAYYAEHDEIGTDGAARAPRLLTIDEDPGAGVWRVEQVIADPAGDHDWRIRGEVDLAASAEDGAAVVRVTWAGRI
- a CDS encoding aldo/keto reductase, producing the protein MTMHTALPTVPLGTTGMDVTRVGFGAWAIGGGDWAFAWGAQDDDASVAAILHAVERGVNWIDTASVYGLGHSEEVVGRALAALPADDRPYVFTKGGMQFDLADRRRRAQRVGAPAAIKRHAEESLARLGVERIDLFQMHWPADDGTPIEEYWNAFVELRDEGKVRAIGLSNHSVAQLEAAEAVGHVDTLQPPFSAIAPATADELLPWCVAHDTGVIVYSPMGSGLLTGAFDAERVASLPEDDWRRSAPAFTTDLEQNLRIADALARVAERHGVPQPAAAAAWTLGFDGVTAAIVGARSEAQIEGWLPASSLALTDEDYAEVAAARA
- a CDS encoding DUF1353 domain-containing protein, producing the protein MPFSDDEGGPLERIVLAQRPADGYEFDVLEPIRYDDPVDGGAYRAQPAATDLASVPPFLWSFIASYGRQSAPAVLHDAQSRAADELGDRGAVLAQRRVDDRVFRTALLEQGVPLLRAWLMWSWVSADRTIRYSAAGLGVLLVLQTVVGAALVVAATVLAFAQPWWLLLALVPAVLALPWGAERRLMVWLPYSVAAFGPLVLLHLVALVPFRLVEAIVALVSGGRPADVVRPTVRG
- a CDS encoding AEC family transporter; amino-acid sequence: MLDVLTGFAVIAVAILVGWVAGRSGVLGPHARYVLSRLAFSVLGPFLLFSVLASADVGALFSALLPVSFIAAASMFVVYAAVALIAWRRPVGHVVIGSMGSGYVNGNNIGIPISVYMLGDAAFSAPVVLLQLLLFMPAALSVLDVVVRGGASVWRTVLRALANPIIIGSLLGVLVSITGLELPAIVTEPIALVGQAAVPVMLIAYGISLHGQRPLAPGSGRRDVVLASALKLVAMPLVAWAVGRFAFGLDGHTLYAVTVLAALPSAQNVFNIAQRYDTAEIIARDTVLITTVGAVPVLFLVSLLLGV
- a CDS encoding bifunctional metallophosphatase/5'-nucleotidase codes for the protein MQETQAAQSARTRRRGGRLVAGTIAVAAATALTIGGSMAAQAAPPVDKQKIAEINLLTINDFHGRLEQSGSTGGAAALAGAVKEFSRGNTNTVFAAAGDMIGASTFTSFIQQDEPTIVALNQMGLDVSAVGNHEFDLGFADLTDRVMPLADWEYLGANIYEKGTDDPALPEYWVQDFKNVSIGFVGAVTDELPSLVSPAGIASIDVGSPVVAANRVADQLSDGDPGNGEADIVIMLVHEGAATTSIASAIDPTSRFGDIVLNANDNIDAIVSGHTHLAYNHVIDGRPVISSGQYGQKFSNMVIEYDTLGDEIVSMHNTVYDVAVRDSSGSVVGYAYKEDNKVQRTVDDAVEVADVLGSVVLGTAEENFGRAVAADPSTSTSFPENRGGESTLGNFVADVQLWALNVDGTRSVDVTFMNPGGLRADLASGEVTYAEAAGVQPFANTLVAMDLTGAQIKQVLEEQWQPAGASRPFLKLGVSEDFTYTYDPAGPAGDKITDMWLAGVPVVLGDTYSVGVNSFLASGGDNFSTFAAGTNVSDSGKIDLQSMVDYFAEFGSATTDIAQRAVGVNLPGGSTVAEGESVTVNLSSLDFTRDEIDADVVELYSGGVLLATEPIDTAYTPTTDEVGQASVTFVVPSGVGPTTFDVVVPSTGTTSSFTLDVAPL